The Bos javanicus breed banteng chromosome 18, ARS-OSU_banteng_1.0, whole genome shotgun sequence genome has a segment encoding these proteins:
- the RAB4B gene encoding ras-related protein Rab-4B isoform X2, with product MAETYDFLFKFLVIGSAGTGKSCLLHQFIENKFKQDSNHTIGVEFGSRVVNVGGKTVKLQIWDTAGQERFRSVTRSYYRGAAGALLVYDITSRETYNSLAAWLTDARTLASPNIVVILCGNKKDLDPEREVTFLEASRFAQENELMFLETSALTGENVEEAFLKCARTILNKIDSGELDPERMGSGIQYGDASLRQLRQPRSAQAVAPQPCGC from the exons ATGGCTGAGACCTACG ACTTCCTCTTCAAATTCCTGGTGATTGGCAGTGCAGGAACAGGCAAATCATGTCTCCTTCATCAGTTCATTGAGAATAAAT tcAAACAGGACTCCAACCACACAATTGGCGTGGAGTTTGGATCTCGGGTGGTCAACGTGGGTGGGAAGACCGTGAAGCTACAGATTTGGGACACAGCTGGCCAGGAGCGGTTTCG GTCGGTGACACGGAGTTATTACCGAGGGGCAGCTGGAGCCCTGCTGGTATATGACATCACCAG CCGGGAGACCTACAACTCACTGGCTGCCTGGCTGACGGATGCGCGCACACTGGCCAGCCCCAACATCGTGGTCATTCTCTGTGGCAACAAGAAGGACCTGGATCCGGAGCGTGAGGTCACTTTCCTGGAGGCCTCCCGCTTTGCCCAGGAGAATG agCTAATGTTCCTGGAAACAAGCGCTCTCACCGGTGAGAATGTGGAGGAAGCATTCCTGAAATGTGCCCGCACCATTCTGAACAAGATCGACTCAG gtGAACTGGATCCCGAGAGGATGGGCTCCGGCATTCAGTACGGTGATGCCTCCCTTCGCCAGTTGCGGCAGCCTCGGAGTGCCCAGGCTGTGGCCCCTCAGCCCTGTGGCTGCTGA
- the RAB4B gene encoding ras-related protein Rab-4B isoform X4, which produces MAETYVKQDSNHTIGVEFGSRVVNVGGKTVKLQIWDTAGQERFRSVTRSYYRGAAGALLVYDITSRETYNSLAAWLTDARTLASPNIVVILCGNKKDLDPEREVTFLEASRFAQENELMFLETSALTGENVEEAFLKCARTILNKIDSGELDPERMGSGIQYGDASLRQLRQPRSAQAVAPQPCGC; this is translated from the exons ATGGCTGAGACCTACG tcAAACAGGACTCCAACCACACAATTGGCGTGGAGTTTGGATCTCGGGTGGTCAACGTGGGTGGGAAGACCGTGAAGCTACAGATTTGGGACACAGCTGGCCAGGAGCGGTTTCG GTCGGTGACACGGAGTTATTACCGAGGGGCAGCTGGAGCCCTGCTGGTATATGACATCACCAG CCGGGAGACCTACAACTCACTGGCTGCCTGGCTGACGGATGCGCGCACACTGGCCAGCCCCAACATCGTGGTCATTCTCTGTGGCAACAAGAAGGACCTGGATCCGGAGCGTGAGGTCACTTTCCTGGAGGCCTCCCGCTTTGCCCAGGAGAATG agCTAATGTTCCTGGAAACAAGCGCTCTCACCGGTGAGAATGTGGAGGAAGCATTCCTGAAATGTGCCCGCACCATTCTGAACAAGATCGACTCAG gtGAACTGGATCCCGAGAGGATGGGCTCCGGCATTCAGTACGGTGATGCCTCCCTTCGCCAGTTGCGGCAGCCTCGGAGTGCCCAGGCTGTGGCCCCTCAGCCCTGTGGCTGCTGA
- the RAB4B gene encoding ras-related protein Rab-4B isoform X1, with protein sequence MFSCFPSFHVFLSEWVFLEFGSIPSDFLFKFLVIGSAGTGKSCLLHQFIENKFKQDSNHTIGVEFGSRVVNVGGKTVKLQIWDTAGQERFRSVTRSYYRGAAGALLVYDITSRETYNSLAAWLTDARTLASPNIVVILCGNKKDLDPEREVTFLEASRFAQENELMFLETSALTGENVEEAFLKCARTILNKIDSGELDPERMGSGIQYGDASLRQLRQPRSAQAVAPQPCGC encoded by the exons ATGTTCTcctgctttccatctttccaTGTCTTTCTCTCCGAATGGGTTTTTCTTGAATTTGGCTCCATCCCCTCAGACTTCCTCTTCAAATTCCTGGTGATTGGCAGTGCAGGAACAGGCAAATCATGTCTCCTTCATCAGTTCATTGAGAATAAAT tcAAACAGGACTCCAACCACACAATTGGCGTGGAGTTTGGATCTCGGGTGGTCAACGTGGGTGGGAAGACCGTGAAGCTACAGATTTGGGACACAGCTGGCCAGGAGCGGTTTCG GTCGGTGACACGGAGTTATTACCGAGGGGCAGCTGGAGCCCTGCTGGTATATGACATCACCAG CCGGGAGACCTACAACTCACTGGCTGCCTGGCTGACGGATGCGCGCACACTGGCCAGCCCCAACATCGTGGTCATTCTCTGTGGCAACAAGAAGGACCTGGATCCGGAGCGTGAGGTCACTTTCCTGGAGGCCTCCCGCTTTGCCCAGGAGAATG agCTAATGTTCCTGGAAACAAGCGCTCTCACCGGTGAGAATGTGGAGGAAGCATTCCTGAAATGTGCCCGCACCATTCTGAACAAGATCGACTCAG gtGAACTGGATCCCGAGAGGATGGGCTCCGGCATTCAGTACGGTGATGCCTCCCTTCGCCAGTTGCGGCAGCCTCGGAGTGCCCAGGCTGTGGCCCCTCAGCCCTGTGGCTGCTGA
- the RAB4B gene encoding ras-related protein Rab-4B isoform X3, which translates to MRMGLHRPRRTGNPLSALLSLLSLPLPVKQDSNHTIGVEFGSRVVNVGGKTVKLQIWDTAGQERFRSVTRSYYRGAAGALLVYDITSRETYNSLAAWLTDARTLASPNIVVILCGNKKDLDPEREVTFLEASRFAQENELMFLETSALTGENVEEAFLKCARTILNKIDSGELDPERMGSGIQYGDASLRQLRQPRSAQAVAPQPCGC; encoded by the exons ATGAGAATGGGTTTGCATAGGCCTCGGAGGACAGGGAATCCTCTGAGCGCCCTCctgtctcttctctccctccctctcccagtcAAACAGGACTCCAACCACACAATTGGCGTGGAGTTTGGATCTCGGGTGGTCAACGTGGGTGGGAAGACCGTGAAGCTACAGATTTGGGACACAGCTGGCCAGGAGCGGTTTCG GTCGGTGACACGGAGTTATTACCGAGGGGCAGCTGGAGCCCTGCTGGTATATGACATCACCAG CCGGGAGACCTACAACTCACTGGCTGCCTGGCTGACGGATGCGCGCACACTGGCCAGCCCCAACATCGTGGTCATTCTCTGTGGCAACAAGAAGGACCTGGATCCGGAGCGTGAGGTCACTTTCCTGGAGGCCTCCCGCTTTGCCCAGGAGAATG agCTAATGTTCCTGGAAACAAGCGCTCTCACCGGTGAGAATGTGGAGGAAGCATTCCTGAAATGTGCCCGCACCATTCTGAACAAGATCGACTCAG gtGAACTGGATCCCGAGAGGATGGGCTCCGGCATTCAGTACGGTGATGCCTCCCTTCGCCAGTTGCGGCAGCCTCGGAGTGCCCAGGCTGTGGCCCCTCAGCCCTGTGGCTGCTGA